From one Amaranthus tricolor cultivar Red isolate AtriRed21 chromosome 17, ASM2621246v1, whole genome shotgun sequence genomic stretch:
- the LOC130803751 gene encoding receptor-like protein 7: MCNKETGHVIGLDLSSSFLYGTFPHNSSLFSLDNLQELDLSDNDFNFSQIPSAIGRLSKLTELYLSQSSFTGSIPTISKLSSLKILDLSKNYEFELPHEMNFEKFVDNLTHITTLHLEDVIISSPVPIVLSNFTSLQSLVLVGNHLFGSFASRVFQLPKLEEIDLTLNDDLEGNLPEFPPNGPLRTLASAYTSFSGEITPSIGNLGNLTQLKLESTSLTGPIPSSLGNSTKLSVLDMLCNFNGDMPLSITNLTQITISHMRNVHIHSQKLNYWLPKLRNLQGLALENVMLTGEIPTSLSNLTRLNFLDLSFNKLTGSLPLWLANKTTLGLLDLFVAMFETFLKLSCLNTLLLDGINLTFPPNEANTSALSLPKFYLLYLISCNLTEFPQFLRSQNELQFLDISRNNIVGTIPQWFVNTTTKSLLELSLSGNHLSGFEQPQTILPWYNLNLLDLSDNNFQGKLLSPPTSLQYYQISSNKLNGVIPNDICKASSMFFLDLSMNTISGKIPVCIAQQLSASLSVLNLRGNHLEGPIPHALSKNCKIKMINLSDNQLNGQLPKSLANCRFLEVIEFGRNELRDTFPLWLGSLQKLQVLVLRHNKFHGTIVAPNSSHNFNCLRVIDLSNNFHVGSLPSTYIQNWRAMRVTDEAHSGVVNDKIIHTYVMTITNKGSERFYPEILTVFRVVDLSSNNFTGEIPEIMGNLTGLQALNLSNNHLTGGISLSLANLIDLEALDLSQNMLSGEIP, encoded by the exons ATGTGCAATAAAGAGACGGGCCATGTGATTGGCCTTGACCTCAGTAGCAGCTTTCTATACGGCACCTTCCCTCACAACTCTTCCCTTTTTAGCCTTGATAATCTTCAAGAGCTCGATCTTTCTGATAATGACTTCAACTTTTCTCAAATTCCTTCTGCCATTGGTCGGCTTTCCAAGTTGACAGAGCTCTACCTCTCTCAGTCTTCTTTCACGGGCTCAATTCCAACAATTTCGAAATTGTCTAGCTTGAAAATTCTCGATCTTTCCAAAAACTATGAGTTTGAACTTCCACATGAAATGAATTTTGAGAAGTTTGTTGATAATCTAACTCATATAACCACACTTCATCTTGAAGATGTTATTATCTCATCTCCAGTTCCCATTGTCTTAAGCAACTTCACTTCCCTTCAATCTCTTGTACTCGTTGGAAACCATTTATTTGGTTCATTTGCATCAAGGGTTTTTCAGCTACCTAAGCTTGAGGAAATTGATTTGACCTTAAACGATGATCTTGAAGGAAATCTCCCCGAGTTTCCTCCCAATGGTCCTCTCAGAACGTTAGCAAGTGCTTACACATCATTTTCAGGAGAAATTACCCCTTCAATTGGAAATCTTGGCAACTTGACTCAATTGAAACTTGAGAGTACTAGTTTAACCGGACCAATCCCGTCTTCACTAGGTAACTCGACAAAGCTTTCCGTGTTAGATATGTTGTGTAATTTTAATGGTGACATGCCTTTATCTATCACAAATCTCACACAAATCACAATTTCGCACATGAGAAATGTTCATATTCACTCTCAAAAACTGAATTATTGGTTGCCTAAGCTAAGAAACCTACAGGGTTTAGCACTCGAGAACGTAATGTTAACTGGTGAAATCCCAACTTCTTTATCAAACCTCACTCGACTCAATTTTTTGGATCTTAGTTTCAACAAGCTAACAGGTTCTTTGCCACTTTGGCTAGCTAATAAAACAACTTTAGGTTTATTGGATCTGTTTG TTGCTATGTTTGAGACATTTCTAAAACTTTCGTGTCTCAATACCTTACTGTTGGATGGTATCAATCTTACATTTCCTCCAAATGAAGCAAACACCAGTGCATTATCCCTCCccaaattttatttgttatacCTTATCTCTTGCAACCTTACAGAATTCCCACAGTTTTTACGTTCCCAAAATGAGCTTCAATTCCTAGATATATCAAGAAACAATATTGTGGGCACCATACCACAATGGTTTGTGAACACAACTACGAAAAGTCTCCTAGAATTGTCCCTTTCTGGCAACCATTTGTCGGGGTTTGAACAACCTCAAACTATTCTTCCATGGTACAATTTAAATTTACTTGATCTTTCAGATAATAATTTTCAAGGCAAACTTCTAAGTCCTCCAACTTCTTTGCAATATTACCAGATCTCTAGTAATAAACTGAATGGAGTTATACCCAATGATATCTGCAAGGCAAGTTCAATGTTCTTCTTAGATCTATCCATGAACACCATTAGTGGGAAGATCCCAGTTTGTATAGCTCAGCAGCTCAGTGCAAGTTTATCAGTTTTGAATTTGCGTGGTAATCATCTTGAAGGACCAATTCCACATGCACTCTcaaaaaattgcaaaataaagatgattaatttaAGCGATAATCAGTTAAATGGTCAATTACCAAAGTCATTAGCCAATTGTAGATTTCTTGAAGTGATTGAGTTTGGGAGAAATGAGCTTAGAGACACTTTCCCTTTATGGTTAGGAAGTCTTCAAAAGTTGCAAGTTCTTGTCTTGAGGCACAACAAGTTTCATGGTACGATAGTAGCTCCGAATTCTAGTCACAATTTCAATTGCTTACGCGTGATTGACCTGTCCAATAATTTCCATGTTGGTAGTTTGCCATCCACATATATTCAAAATTGGCGAGCAATGAGAGTTACAGATGAAGCTCATTCTGGTGTggttaatgataaaataattcATACATATGTCATGACCATAACAAATAAAGGCAGTGAAAGGTTTTACCCAGAGATCTTGACTGTGTTTCGAGTAGTTGATTTATCAAGCAACAATTTCACTGGTGAAATACCAGAGATTATGGGAAACCTGACAGGGCTTCAAGCACTGAATCTTTCCAATAATCATCTTACTGGTGGAATTTCTTTATCGCTAGCTAATTTGATTGACCTTGAAGCATTAGACCTTTCTCAAAACATGCTCTCAGGAGAAATTCCTTAA